A single window of Oerskovia paurometabola DNA harbors:
- a CDS encoding DUF4214 domain-containing protein translates to MKYSRAGVSGIAVLALLVGGGTASASTVAQLSSTLGAENQVTDGITSSEPSVTEVPLDVVAVQAGGAAAPDAEADAGSRAQEGPAEGVESVPADGGQVTVEAQVADDRIESPVLESDGFQTLGVTWPDGAAPEGIAAQARTRSVDGEWTAWVDLEISDDAPDQGTAEAERELRGGTAPLWVGEADAVQLAFSAEAEGVPDVTLALVDSPADESASATVQSSSTVPSGSSTTPSGVAQFSTAQFSAAQFSDAALTGAVEGSVRAAAVPTVITRAQWGAAAPICTPDTAAALVGAVVHHTAGPNGYSTVAQAMQQIRNDQKYHQATRGWCDLGYNFIVDKWGNIYEGRGGSLTSAVIGVHAGGFNTGTVGISMLGNFHGPAGGMATTPAMIDAVGRIAGARLGAYNINPQGWFTYRTLGGENSKYPAGSNVSLPRIFGHRDTAYTACPGDYGYAQLDNIRAIALAHSDPQAYAAAQSVVKALYTDLLGRGPDPTGLEGWSAALVSGAGQPELVASLTRSQEYVALRVSNAYMEALGRGPDPVGAQDWAREIHAGRATVDDVKRRFYDSSEFFARAGGTPQGYVQVLYQTMLGRGAAPSEIDAWVKVMEVRGRSRMVDELWFSMEAARMRAGGYYSTFLQRGPDPTGLTAWAQVLLSHGEGAVRVGIAGSSEYRALAQTRFP, encoded by the coding sequence ATGAAGTACTCACGAGCAGGAGTCTCGGGGATCGCCGTGCTGGCGCTCCTCGTCGGGGGCGGCACAGCGTCTGCGAGTACCGTCGCGCAGCTGTCGTCGACGCTCGGCGCCGAGAACCAGGTCACCGACGGGATCACCTCGTCGGAGCCGTCGGTGACCGAGGTCCCGCTCGACGTGGTCGCGGTGCAGGCAGGGGGCGCTGCCGCTCCCGACGCCGAGGCCGACGCCGGGTCCCGAGCACAGGAGGGGCCCGCCGAGGGCGTGGAGTCCGTCCCCGCGGACGGAGGCCAGGTCACCGTGGAGGCCCAGGTCGCGGACGACAGGATCGAGAGTCCGGTCCTGGAGTCCGACGGCTTCCAGACCCTCGGGGTCACGTGGCCAGACGGTGCCGCCCCTGAGGGGATCGCGGCGCAGGCTCGGACCCGGTCGGTCGACGGGGAGTGGACCGCCTGGGTGGACCTCGAGATCTCCGACGACGCTCCCGACCAGGGGACGGCCGAGGCCGAACGCGAGCTGCGTGGCGGGACGGCACCGCTGTGGGTCGGTGAGGCCGACGCCGTCCAGCTGGCGTTCTCGGCCGAGGCGGAGGGGGTCCCTGACGTGACGCTCGCTCTCGTCGACTCCCCGGCCGACGAGAGCGCATCGGCGACCGTCCAGAGCAGCAGCACCGTTCCGAGCGGCAGCAGCACGACTCCGAGCGGCGTCGCACAGTTCTCCACGGCGCAGTTCTCCGCCGCACAGTTCTCCGACGCGGCCCTCACCGGAGCCGTCGAGGGCTCGGTCCGGGCGGCCGCCGTCCCCACCGTCATCACGCGTGCGCAGTGGGGGGCTGCGGCGCCGATCTGCACGCCTGACACCGCCGCGGCCCTGGTCGGTGCGGTCGTGCACCACACGGCTGGACCGAACGGGTACTCGACGGTCGCGCAGGCGATGCAGCAGATTCGCAACGACCAGAAGTACCACCAGGCGACGCGAGGCTGGTGCGACCTGGGGTACAACTTCATCGTCGACAAGTGGGGGAACATCTACGAGGGCCGTGGGGGAAGCCTCACCTCTGCCGTGATCGGCGTGCACGCCGGCGGTTTCAACACCGGCACGGTCGGGATCTCGATGCTCGGCAACTTCCACGGCCCCGCCGGCGGGATGGCCACGACCCCCGCCATGATCGACGCGGTCGGTCGGATCGCCGGTGCCCGGCTCGGTGCGTACAACATCAACCCGCAGGGGTGGTTCACCTACCGGACCCTCGGCGGGGAGAACTCGAAGTACCCTGCCGGGTCCAACGTTTCCCTGCCACGGATCTTCGGTCACCGGGACACGGCGTACACGGCCTGCCCCGGCGACTACGGATACGCGCAGCTGGACAACATCCGCGCGATCGCGCTCGCCCACTCGGACCCGCAGGCGTATGCCGCTGCGCAGTCGGTGGTGAAGGCGTTGTACACGGATCTGTTGGGTCGTGGTCCGGATCCGACGGGGTTGGAGGGTTGGTCTGCGGCGTTGGTGTCGGGTGCGGGGCAGCCTGAGCTGGTGGCGTCGTTGACGCGTAGTCAGGAGTATGTGGCGTTGCGTGTGTCGAACGCGTACATGGAGGCGTTGGGTCGTGGTCCGGATCCGGTGGGTGCGCAGGACTGGGCGCGGGAGATTCATGCGGGGCGGGCGACGGTTGATGATGTGAAGCGTCGGTTCTACGACTCGTCGGAGTTCTTCGCGCGGGCTGGTGGGACGCCGCAGGGTTATGTGCAGGTGTTGTATCAGACGATGTTGGGTCGGGGGGCTGCGCCGTCGGAGATCGATGCGTGGGTGAAGGTCATGGAGGTCAGGGGTCGTTCGCGGATGGTGGACGAGCTGTGGTTCTCGATGGAGGCTGCGCGGATGCGTGCGGGTGGTTACTACTCGACGTTCTTGCAGCGTGGTCCGGATCCGACGGGGTTGACGGCGTGGGCGCAGGTGTTGTTGTCGCACGGTGAGGGGGCGGTGCGTGTGGGTATCGCGGGCAGCTCCGAGTACCGGGCGTTGGCACAGACGCGTTTCCCCTGA
- a CDS encoding DUF4214 domain-containing protein, translated as MTRTSSRPFAVALAAALALALTGVGLTPPAPAAATVATSDFGEGTVSFVGHGYGHGRGMGQYGSLGYAVDHGWDYQQILDHYYGGTATTGGAPATISVELLAHTSSLTAMGRGLVVNGFPQAETGSAGSAVRVLPKSNGAFDVYVGPSCSGPWSAAGSSATVEISTSSPSDVSRYVRTCESGGERSYRGTLSVRRNQRTAGLMVVNNVATEDYLRGVVPRESPDGWGARPNGLESLKAQAVAARSYALSQQSARPSGAQTCDTTTCQVYLGAAYQPNGGARTSLDGPNADRAIAATAGQVRYRPGSVPVQIVRTEFSSSTGGWTAGGTFPAVQDVGDATASNPNSTWSVSFTLSDVAKAMGTGPITRFDVTQRNGLGAEGGRVLQVAVTGGGTTRTFTGNQVRTLLGLKSDWFTPTLTQGGEAAAQSVVKALYTDLLGRGPDPTGLEGWSAALVSGAGQPELVASLTRSQEYVALRVSNAYMEALGRGPDPVGAQDWAREIHAGRATVDDVKRRFYDSSEFFARAGGTPQGYVQVLYQTMLGRGAAPSEIDAWVKVMEVRGRSRMVDELWFSMEAARMRAGGYYSTFLQRGPDPTGLTAWAQVLLSHGEGAVRVGIAGSSEYRALAQTRFP; from the coding sequence ATGACCCGCACGTCATCTCGGCCCTTCGCCGTCGCGCTCGCAGCTGCGCTGGCCTTGGCACTCACCGGGGTCGGACTGACCCCGCCGGCCCCCGCGGCAGCGACCGTCGCGACCTCCGACTTCGGGGAGGGGACGGTGTCGTTCGTCGGTCACGGCTACGGTCACGGTCGGGGGATGGGCCAGTACGGCTCGCTCGGCTACGCCGTCGACCACGGGTGGGACTACCAGCAGATCCTGGACCACTACTACGGCGGCACCGCCACGACGGGCGGCGCACCGGCCACCATCTCGGTGGAGCTCCTCGCGCACACCTCTTCGCTCACGGCGATGGGGCGTGGCCTCGTCGTCAACGGCTTCCCCCAGGCCGAGACCGGGTCGGCGGGCAGTGCCGTCCGTGTGCTGCCGAAGTCGAACGGCGCGTTCGACGTCTACGTCGGGCCGTCGTGCTCCGGCCCCTGGAGCGCCGCCGGGTCGTCTGCGACGGTCGAGATCTCCACGAGCTCGCCGAGCGACGTCTCGCGATATGTCCGCACCTGCGAGTCGGGTGGCGAACGGTCGTACCGCGGCACGCTCAGCGTTCGCCGCAACCAACGGACCGCCGGGCTCATGGTGGTCAACAACGTGGCGACCGAGGACTACCTGCGCGGAGTGGTGCCGCGTGAGTCGCCCGACGGTTGGGGGGCTCGTCCGAACGGGTTGGAGTCCCTGAAGGCCCAGGCCGTGGCGGCACGTTCGTACGCGCTCTCGCAGCAGAGCGCTCGTCCTTCCGGCGCGCAGACGTGCGACACGACGACCTGCCAGGTGTATCTCGGAGCGGCCTACCAGCCCAACGGTGGAGCCCGCACCAGCCTCGACGGCCCCAACGCCGACCGGGCGATCGCAGCGACCGCGGGCCAGGTCCGGTACCGTCCGGGCTCGGTCCCGGTGCAGATCGTCCGGACCGAGTTCAGCTCGTCGACCGGCGGGTGGACGGCTGGCGGGACCTTCCCCGCGGTCCAGGACGTCGGTGACGCGACCGCGTCGAACCCGAACAGCACGTGGTCCGTCTCGTTCACGCTCTCGGACGTCGCCAAGGCCATGGGGACGGGCCCCATCACCAGGTTCGACGTGACCCAGCGCAACGGGCTCGGTGCAGAGGGCGGGCGCGTCCTCCAGGTGGCAGTGACCGGGGGCGGGACGACGCGCACCTTCACGGGCAACCAGGTCCGTACCCTGCTCGGGCTCAAGAGCGACTGGTTCACCCCGACGCTGACCCAGGGCGGGGAGGCCGCTGCGCAGTCGGTGGTGAAGGCGTTGTACACGGATCTGTTGGGTCGTGGTCCGGATCCGACGGGGTTGGAGGGTTGGTCTGCGGCGTTGGTGTCGGGTGCGGGGCAGCCTGAGCTGGTGGCGTCGTTGACGCGTAGTCAGGAGTATGTGGCGTTGCGTGTGTCGAACGCGTACATGGAGGCGTTGGGTCGTGGTCCGGATCCGGTGGGTGCGCAGGACTGGGCGCGGGAGATTCATGCGGGGCGGGCGACGGTTGATGATGTGAAGCGTCGGTTCTACGACTCGTCGGAGTTCTTCGCGCGGGCTGGTGGGACGCCGCAGGGTTATGTGCAGGTGTTGTATCAGACGATGTTGGGTCGGGGGGCTGCGCCGTCGGAGATCGATGCGTGGGTGAAGGTCATGGAGGTCAGGGGTCGTTCGCGGATGGTGGACGAGCTGTGGTTCTCGATGGAGGCTGCGCGGATGCGTGCGGGTGGTTACTACTCGACGTTCTTGCAGCGTGGTCCGGATCCGACGGGGTTGACGGCGTGGGCGCAGGTGTTGTTGTCGCACGGTGAGGGGGCGGTGCGTGTGGGTATCGCGGGCAGCTCCGAGTAC